The Caulifigura coniformis genome includes a region encoding these proteins:
- a CDS encoding EF-hand domain-containing protein yields the protein MRIRSRIGARCAIVAALLAVACSGCGDRRKLVAQGLFKAADSDNSGAISIAEFHLASPESAPEDREKAFTEADVDNNQQLTFEEYRSSLPGPEALLWTLGIFSAVSFIGSLVAIPIVVARLPIDHFSGPHEAADWVASSVGRRIWLVLKNILGVLLITGGVIMLVLPGQGVLTILLGVALMDLPGKWRLMRALARRPNVMKALNWMRERAGKPPLIPPPAKGTTRHEMPLPVTDQPPSAEP from the coding sequence TTGAGGATTCGATCGCGGATCGGCGCTCGATGCGCGATCGTTGCCGCGCTGCTGGCGGTCGCTTGTTCGGGCTGCGGCGATCGCCGCAAGTTGGTGGCCCAGGGACTATTCAAAGCTGCGGACAGCGATAACAGCGGGGCGATCTCAATTGCGGAGTTCCATCTGGCGAGCCCTGAATCGGCTCCTGAAGATCGTGAGAAGGCGTTCACCGAGGCCGACGTCGACAACAACCAGCAACTCACCTTCGAGGAATACCGTTCGTCGCTTCCTGGCCCGGAGGCCCTGCTGTGGACGCTTGGCATCTTTTCGGCGGTTTCCTTCATCGGTTCCCTGGTCGCGATTCCGATCGTCGTGGCGCGCCTTCCGATTGACCATTTTTCCGGACCGCACGAGGCGGCCGACTGGGTCGCGTCCTCGGTGGGCCGGCGCATCTGGCTGGTGCTGAAGAATATTCTCGGAGTGCTGCTGATCACGGGGGGAGTGATCATGCTGGTCCTTCCGGGCCAGGGTGTTCTCACCATTCTTCTCGGGGTGGCGCTGATGGATCTCCCGGGAAAATGGAGGCTGATGCGGGCGCTGGCCCGCCGGCCGAACGTGATGAAGGCGCTGAACTGGATGCGTGAGCGGGCGGGGAAGCCGCCGCTGATTCCGCCGCCGGCGAAGGGGACGACTCGGCACGAAATGCCGTTGCCGGTTACCGACCAGCCGCCATCGGCCGAACCTTGA
- a CDS encoding glycoside hydrolase family 15 protein, producing the protein MPYQPIENYGVIGNLRTAALVGTNGSIDWLCLPHFDSPSVFGSILDDVKGGRFSISTPCDLARRKQFYWPATNVLITRFQSERGVGEIVDFMPIPGDGRSTADQVIRQVKVSRGEMTFDLVCEPAFDYARSEHSTTVSGSSAWFQHDSLTLCLATHVDLMRSKNGVRSSFTLKEGESAEFVLRIVTEKEVGQHCHSNREVDALFRSTVDYWRRWLSKCTYAGRWREAVERSALALKLMTFEPTGAIVASPTCSLPEGIGGVRNWDYRYTWIRDAAFTVYGFLRIGFTEEAIGFMQWLEARLKDSQWGEDGPLQIVYGIDGRHDLTEFELNHLDGYRGSRPVRVGNGAAKQLQLDIYGELFDSAYLANKYATPLSYDTWLSARKMLDWLCDNWRREDEGIWEVRGGRRQFVYSKLMCWVAFDRGVRLSDKRSFPCNRDKWLAARDAIYEEIMSKGWCDETNAFTQSYGSKALDASNLLMPLSFFMAPNDPRMLRTVDAINRPVREGGLASDGLLFRYIPEQANDGIAGDEGTFNMCTFWLVEALTRAGKTDHHRLEEARLLFERMLGYANHLGLYAEETGFGGEALGNFPQAFTHLALISAAFNLDRALGSR; encoded by the coding sequence ATGCCGTATCAGCCGATCGAGAATTATGGGGTCATCGGAAACCTGCGGACGGCCGCGCTGGTCGGGACGAATGGCTCGATCGACTGGCTGTGTCTTCCGCACTTCGATTCGCCAAGCGTGTTCGGGTCGATCCTGGATGACGTCAAAGGGGGACGGTTCAGTATCTCGACTCCTTGCGACCTGGCGCGGCGCAAGCAGTTCTACTGGCCGGCGACGAACGTGCTGATCACACGCTTCCAGAGCGAGCGGGGTGTCGGCGAGATCGTGGACTTCATGCCGATCCCCGGGGACGGCCGCTCGACAGCGGACCAGGTCATCCGGCAGGTGAAAGTTTCGCGCGGCGAGATGACGTTCGATCTCGTCTGCGAGCCGGCGTTCGACTACGCGCGTTCGGAACATTCGACCACCGTGTCCGGAAGCTCGGCGTGGTTCCAGCATGACAGTCTCACGTTGTGCCTGGCCACGCATGTGGACCTGATGCGTTCGAAGAACGGCGTGCGAAGTTCCTTCACGCTGAAGGAAGGGGAGTCGGCGGAGTTCGTGCTGCGGATCGTGACGGAGAAAGAGGTCGGCCAGCATTGCCATTCGAACCGCGAAGTGGACGCGCTGTTCCGGTCGACGGTGGACTACTGGCGGCGGTGGCTTTCGAAATGCACGTACGCGGGGCGCTGGAGGGAAGCGGTGGAGCGTTCGGCGCTGGCGCTCAAGCTGATGACGTTCGAGCCGACGGGGGCGATCGTGGCGTCTCCGACGTGCAGCCTTCCGGAAGGGATCGGCGGGGTCCGGAACTGGGATTACCGGTACACCTGGATTCGCGACGCGGCGTTCACGGTGTACGGGTTCCTGCGGATCGGGTTCACGGAAGAAGCGATCGGCTTCATGCAGTGGCTGGAGGCGCGTCTCAAGGATTCGCAATGGGGCGAAGATGGGCCGCTGCAGATTGTTTACGGCATTGACGGGCGGCACGACCTGACGGAGTTCGAGCTGAATCATCTCGACGGTTACAGGGGTTCGCGTCCGGTGCGGGTGGGGAACGGCGCGGCGAAGCAGTTGCAGCTGGATATTTACGGCGAGCTGTTCGATTCGGCGTATTTGGCCAACAAGTACGCCACACCGCTGTCGTACGACACGTGGCTTTCCGCGCGGAAGATGCTCGACTGGCTGTGCGACAACTGGCGTCGGGAGGATGAAGGGATCTGGGAGGTGCGTGGAGGCCGGCGGCAGTTCGTGTATTCGAAGCTGATGTGCTGGGTGGCGTTCGACCGCGGGGTGCGTCTGAGCGACAAGCGGTCGTTCCCCTGCAACCGCGACAAGTGGCTCGCCGCGCGGGACGCGATCTATGAAGAGATCATGAGCAAGGGCTGGTGCGACGAGACGAACGCCTTCACCCAGTCGTACGGGTCCAAAGCGCTCGATGCCTCGAACCTGCTGATGCCGTTGTCTTTCTTCATGGCGCCGAACGACCCGCGGATGCTGCGGACGGTCGATGCCATCAATCGTCCGGTCCGGGAGGGAGGACTCGCGTCGGACGGGCTGCTGTTCCGGTACATCCCCGAGCAGGCGAATGACGGAATTGCCGGCGACGAAGGGACCTTCAACATGTGCACATTCTGGCTCGTCGAAGCGCTCACCCGGGCCGGAAAAACGGATCACCACCGACTGGAAGAAGCGCGCCTGCTCTTCGAACGCATGCTGGGCTACGCCAACCACCTGGGCTTGTACGCTGAGGAAACCGGGTTCGGCGGCGAAGCTCTGGGCAACTTTCCGCAGGCGTTCACGCACCTGGCCCTGATCAGCGCGGCGTTCAATCTCGATCGGGCGCTCGGATCCAGGTGA
- a CDS encoding C45 family autoproteolytic acyltransferase/hydolase, translated as MLRTAVRVACLFALLATSLIPAFAQTSARCGQGWLEEVNGLPVLHLKGTPYEMGYQHGALLKEHVRGNLDRILNVEGDKTLVKFGPIEVKPRDAIQSIIEIQKPFVPQKFIEEIAGLAAGAGINPNEARVANFIPEMFHCSGFALMNSATKDGTLYHGRVLDYAIDWGLQDHAVVIVCEPEGAIPFVNVSYAGFVGCVTGMNAEHVSIGEMGGGGLGHWNGVPMAFLVRDALERGKTIEDVLTIYRETPRTCQYFYVVADAKTNKAVGMEASWDVMTVIEPGQADPRLPRPVKDCALLSAGDRYQELVNRVEKGHGEFTPESALRLMDMGVAMKSNLHNVLFEPKSTKFWVSNATSDKKPAAEQPYHAFQLSELLKRKPDMSSPELPMAPQVTSR; from the coding sequence ATGCTTCGGACTGCGGTACGCGTCGCCTGCCTGTTCGCCCTGCTCGCAACCTCCCTGATCCCGGCCTTCGCACAAACCTCTGCCCGCTGCGGGCAGGGATGGCTCGAAGAAGTGAACGGCTTGCCTGTCCTCCATCTCAAGGGCACCCCCTACGAGATGGGATATCAGCACGGGGCGCTGCTGAAAGAACACGTCCGCGGCAACCTCGACCGGATCCTGAATGTCGAGGGAGATAAAACGCTCGTGAAGTTCGGGCCCATCGAAGTCAAGCCGCGGGACGCAATCCAGTCCATCATCGAGATCCAGAAACCCTTCGTGCCGCAGAAGTTCATCGAGGAAATCGCCGGCCTGGCCGCCGGAGCCGGCATCAACCCGAACGAGGCCCGCGTCGCCAACTTCATCCCCGAGATGTTCCACTGCAGCGGTTTCGCGCTCATGAACTCCGCCACGAAGGATGGGACGCTCTACCACGGCCGCGTGCTCGATTACGCCATCGACTGGGGCCTCCAGGATCACGCGGTCGTCATCGTCTGCGAACCCGAGGGGGCGATTCCGTTTGTGAATGTCTCCTATGCCGGATTCGTCGGCTGCGTGACCGGCATGAACGCCGAGCATGTTTCAATCGGCGAGATGGGAGGCGGCGGGCTGGGGCACTGGAACGGCGTGCCCATGGCCTTCCTCGTCCGCGATGCACTTGAACGCGGGAAGACGATTGAGGACGTCCTCACGATCTATCGCGAGACGCCGCGAACCTGCCAGTACTTCTACGTCGTCGCTGACGCCAAGACGAACAAGGCGGTCGGAATGGAAGCGTCGTGGGACGTCATGACCGTCATCGAGCCCGGCCAGGCCGACCCCCGGTTGCCCCGGCCTGTCAAAGACTGTGCCCTCCTTTCAGCAGGCGATCGCTACCAGGAACTGGTCAACCGCGTCGAGAAGGGGCACGGTGAGTTCACGCCGGAATCCGCCCTGCGGCTGATGGACATGGGCGTGGCCATGAAGTCCAACCTGCACAACGTCTTGTTCGAGCCAAAGTCGACGAAGTTCTGGGTCTCGAACGCGACCAGCGATAAGAAGCCGGCGGCCGAGCAACCCTATCATGCCTTCCAGCTCAGCGAATTGCTGAAGCGGAAACCCGACATGAGCAGCCCGGAACTGCCGATGGCTCCCCAGGTAACCAGCCGCTGA
- a CDS encoding putative bifunctional lysylphosphatidylglycerol flippase/synthetase → MKRLLHQLAPILILAVTAGCCWLLYTQLREYRWADIRQAWNDMPASALWKAGGLAFLSYVVLVGYDFLAVRSIEHPLPLKKIAFGSFVGFAISYTLGALLGGTSVRYRMYSSWGLTTVEILRLLVTVGITFWLGVFALGGVLFVVAPFEIPAEVVAKTGLPATIRPLGWILIGLTAIYFAIAGLWRTPLKVQGHKIKLPGLRMSLLQVLVAALDFAVAAGCLYVLLPDDLPLGYTRFLAIYMLAWVAVVSTHAPGGVGVFDVVIVSLTHESRKDAVLVALLVYRFIYYLLPFFIAVPMFLLHEATIRGSKTNRLVMRMFGENALSGPLQVPPTKPDAS, encoded by the coding sequence ATGAAGCGTCTCCTCCATCAACTGGCTCCAATTCTCATTCTCGCGGTGACGGCCGGCTGTTGCTGGCTGCTCTACACGCAACTTCGTGAATACCGCTGGGCCGATATTCGCCAGGCCTGGAACGACATGCCCGCCTCGGCGCTGTGGAAGGCGGGCGGCCTCGCGTTCCTGAGCTATGTCGTCCTCGTCGGGTACGACTTCCTGGCCGTCCGGTCGATCGAACATCCGCTTCCGCTGAAGAAGATTGCGTTCGGGTCATTCGTCGGTTTCGCGATCAGCTATACGCTGGGGGCGCTGCTGGGCGGGACGTCCGTGCGATACCGCATGTATTCCTCGTGGGGACTGACGACGGTCGAGATCCTGCGCCTGCTCGTCACCGTGGGAATCACGTTCTGGCTGGGCGTATTTGCGCTGGGGGGCGTGCTGTTCGTTGTTGCGCCGTTCGAGATTCCTGCCGAAGTGGTCGCCAAGACGGGGCTGCCGGCGACGATCCGTCCGCTCGGCTGGATCCTGATTGGCCTGACGGCGATTTATTTCGCGATCGCCGGATTGTGGCGGACGCCGCTGAAGGTCCAGGGGCACAAGATCAAGCTGCCGGGCCTGAGGATGTCGCTGCTGCAGGTGCTCGTCGCCGCGCTCGATTTTGCAGTCGCCGCCGGGTGCCTGTACGTGCTGCTGCCGGACGATCTGCCGCTGGGTTACACGCGATTCCTGGCGATCTACATGCTGGCGTGGGTGGCCGTCGTGTCGACGCACGCTCCGGGTGGCGTGGGAGTGTTCGACGTCGTGATCGTGTCGCTGACCCACGAGTCGCGGAAAGACGCCGTGCTGGTGGCGCTCCTGGTTTACCGGTTTATTTACTACCTGCTTCCATTCTTCATCGCAGTGCCGATGTTCCTGCTGCATGAAGCGACGATCCGGGGGTCGAAAACAAACCGGCTCGTGATGCGAATGTTCGGAGAGAATGCACTCTCTGGGCCGCTGCAGGTTCCGCCGACCAAGCCGGACGCGAGCTAA
- a CDS encoding tetratricopeptide repeat protein, translating to MINGSLGRRFLRGLLGLACAAVLLMPANALAIDPAKAPPPVDTSTLSEQAFRERLARIEQNLGKSGSPPLFTSRPAVIPLTDSPTLHSTNVYGAEGVPYLAMVVHLLNTTSSIQALDPATISLTADGKTLRFSDVPAAVRGYVVEIAGRDVVIEEALPSRPVSLPPGKVTTMLMLFAPVDARGRVPSMTLRMDLGGKPQELDLNRLHGALLEADIARIGPEGACGVVTIHGAIDGINAGELAQRIKDLNSAGVRRFVIAFGPRAPAPSTNILGWLDSMAVFGEIGEIHRAMPSLPTEVSALQFTGIPAGVNRDIRDESRSKEQPEIEAAIVECLWAPYRAASRRAVLNELEQGDPRGRAAALLCGAHAYQEADLSKLSRWIDDGSRTVRQAACSAIARLNSDAGRAVLETAIREGAPRSAESALSAMLNARSASTVAAGIRAAQGQTSLPEAMLLKLMIDSQQPEFTERIRNAARHGVKEARLLALPAVGKDRSPESVLIFEEAFSATDRDIRDSALTTAATRLEQGDERLRAAVVAEALKRLRKNSVDPVASRIATWSRDPRFVPMLATRLSSASITAAERTVVVEQLTQIGGSTALDALMKHFDAMSATEQTGVLNQLWREDPPRAVPYAERLISSLDSSLAELCRQILVLDGSDQSVAAIRRTIRADNLPHRDELLHALANIGTPAAYDALYEFRESRNALLRSQAEIAFAMYWQRSPAFEATQTAMFGMDRQVPAAPADIRESLRILNAAQEIDPLLPDVYRVRGNAWLRLGNLKEAASDFEAAMELNPGDDISLTGAVIAGVMLGRDECLDWLVAAKPHFENNRNFEYNAACAVARALERRLKNPASPERDAAAQRFRDAAFLHLNAAIDLGFGSRDDELPLLEKDPDLVPLHDDPRFQAAVEKVKSAN from the coding sequence ATGATTAACGGATCGCTTGGACGTCGATTTCTTCGCGGCCTGCTCGGCCTGGCCTGCGCAGCGGTGCTGCTGATGCCCGCGAACGCCTTGGCGATCGATCCGGCCAAGGCCCCGCCGCCAGTCGATACCTCGACCCTTTCCGAACAGGCGTTTCGCGAACGTCTCGCCCGAATCGAACAGAACCTCGGAAAGAGCGGATCGCCGCCGCTGTTCACCAGCCGGCCGGCCGTCATCCCATTGACCGACTCGCCGACGCTCCACTCCACGAACGTGTACGGTGCGGAAGGGGTGCCCTACCTGGCAATGGTGGTCCACCTTCTGAATACCACGTCCAGCATTCAGGCTCTCGACCCCGCCACGATCAGCCTGACCGCCGACGGAAAGACGCTCCGCTTCAGCGACGTTCCCGCCGCAGTCCGCGGCTACGTCGTCGAAATTGCCGGGAGGGATGTCGTCATTGAAGAAGCCCTGCCGTCACGTCCCGTCAGCCTTCCACCCGGGAAGGTGACGACCATGCTGATGCTCTTCGCCCCGGTCGATGCACGTGGTCGCGTCCCTTCGATGACGCTCCGGATGGATCTGGGAGGCAAGCCCCAGGAACTCGACCTGAACCGCCTGCACGGAGCCCTTCTGGAAGCCGACATCGCGCGGATCGGGCCGGAGGGGGCCTGCGGCGTCGTGACGATTCACGGAGCCATCGATGGGATCAACGCCGGCGAACTCGCCCAGCGCATCAAGGACCTGAACTCGGCTGGAGTGCGCCGGTTCGTCATCGCCTTCGGCCCGCGGGCCCCCGCCCCGTCCACAAACATTCTCGGCTGGCTCGATTCGATGGCCGTCTTCGGCGAAATCGGCGAAATCCACCGGGCCATGCCCTCCCTCCCGACCGAAGTGTCTGCCCTCCAGTTCACCGGAATTCCCGCGGGAGTCAACCGGGACATCCGCGATGAAAGCCGGTCGAAGGAACAGCCGGAAATCGAAGCAGCGATCGTCGAATGCCTGTGGGCCCCTTACCGGGCCGCCAGTCGCCGCGCCGTGCTCAACGAACTCGAACAGGGCGACCCCCGCGGACGGGCGGCCGCTTTGCTCTGCGGAGCACACGCCTATCAGGAGGCCGACCTCTCGAAACTCTCGCGGTGGATCGACGACGGATCGAGGACGGTGAGGCAGGCGGCCTGCAGCGCGATCGCCAGGCTCAACAGCGATGCCGGCCGCGCGGTGCTGGAGACGGCCATTCGTGAAGGGGCGCCCCGGTCGGCGGAAAGCGCGCTCTCCGCCATGTTGAACGCGCGGTCGGCGTCTACGGTGGCTGCAGGAATCAGGGCGGCCCAGGGGCAGACGTCTCTCCCCGAGGCCATGTTGCTCAAGCTGATGATCGATTCGCAGCAGCCCGAATTCACGGAGCGAATCCGCAACGCGGCGCGCCATGGAGTCAAAGAGGCCCGCCTGCTGGCCCTTCCCGCAGTGGGAAAAGATCGCAGTCCGGAGTCGGTGCTGATCTTCGAAGAGGCGTTCTCGGCGACCGATCGGGACATTCGCGATTCCGCGCTGACGACCGCCGCCACCCGGCTCGAACAGGGGGACGAGCGGCTGCGCGCGGCCGTCGTGGCCGAGGCCCTCAAACGCCTCAGGAAGAATTCCGTAGATCCGGTCGCGTCGAGAATTGCAACATGGTCGCGCGACCCCCGCTTCGTCCCGATGCTCGCAACACGTCTGTCGAGCGCTTCGATCACCGCCGCCGAACGGACGGTCGTCGTCGAACAGCTGACCCAGATCGGCGGATCGACCGCACTCGATGCGCTGATGAAACATTTTGATGCAATGTCCGCGACCGAGCAGACCGGCGTGCTGAACCAGCTGTGGCGGGAGGATCCTCCGCGCGCCGTCCCTTACGCCGAACGGCTGATTTCGTCACTCGATTCCTCCCTGGCGGAGCTCTGCAGGCAGATTCTGGTGCTGGACGGGTCAGATCAGTCCGTCGCCGCGATCCGCAGGACGATCCGGGCTGACAACCTCCCCCACCGCGACGAACTGCTGCATGCGCTCGCCAATATTGGAACCCCCGCCGCCTATGACGCGCTGTACGAGTTTCGCGAATCGCGGAACGCCCTCCTGCGTTCGCAGGCCGAGATCGCCTTCGCGATGTACTGGCAGCGCTCGCCGGCGTTCGAGGCGACCCAGACCGCCATGTTCGGCATGGACCGCCAGGTTCCCGCTGCCCCCGCGGACATCCGCGAATCGCTGAGGATCCTCAACGCGGCCCAGGAGATCGATCCTCTCCTGCCCGATGTGTATCGCGTCCGCGGTAACGCGTGGCTCAGGCTCGGAAACCTGAAGGAGGCGGCCAGTGATTTCGAAGCCGCCATGGAACTCAACCCCGGCGACGATATCTCACTCACCGGAGCGGTCATCGCCGGCGTGATGCTGGGACGCGACGAATGCCTGGACTGGCTCGTCGCGGCCAAACCCCACTTCGAGAACAACCGCAACTTCGAATACAACGCGGCCTGCGCTGTCGCCCGGGCCCTGGAGCGGCGGCTGAAGAACCCGGCCTCCCCGGAACGCGACGCCGCGGCCCAGCGGTTCCGTGACGCGGCCTTCCTCCACCTCAATGCGGCGATCGACCTCGGATTCGGATCGCGCGACGACGAACTGCCGCTGCTGGAGAAGGATCCCGACCTCGTCCCCCTCCACGACGACCCGCGATTCCAGGCGGCCGTCGAAAAAGTGAAAAGCGCGAACTGA
- a CDS encoding neutral/alkaline non-lysosomal ceramidase N-terminal domain-containing protein has product MMKRLQLLAAFLIVSLVSPLRGDDAKPAELKAGAATSNITPELGLAIVGGFAPFPSTSIHDDLHARCLVLDNGQTKIALVVCDLLGLQSRISTEARKLIEEKTGIPSANVLISGTHTHSASSTLGQNRYRTPDKLDPYQAFVARRIADGVQTAAARLRPAEIGVGTVEIPEHVFNRRWFMQPGKMPANPFGEYDQVKMNPPSGSANLDRPAGPTDPIVSILSVREPNGRPISVFTAYSLHYVGGVAGAQISADYYGMYCHRLGRLLGTDDQDPPFVAMMANGTSGDINNINFREPRPRKAAYEQMRYVADDVAAKVHAELPKLTYRRDVQLDARYDEPALKWRHPTEKERKWAIETLENRPEVPGKTDLSRIYAERVMNLIDLPETTPVPLQILRIGDACVGTMPCEVFCEIGLEFRKRCKAPTPFMVSINHGYMGYLPTPAQHELGGYETWIGTNRLEREASVKMLDRLIEMAESIKDQ; this is encoded by the coding sequence ATGATGAAGAGACTGCAACTCCTGGCGGCGTTCCTGATCGTTTCCCTCGTGTCCCCGCTTCGGGGGGATGATGCCAAGCCGGCCGAACTCAAGGCGGGCGCCGCCACGAGCAACATCACGCCGGAACTCGGCCTGGCCATCGTCGGCGGCTTCGCTCCGTTCCCGTCGACGTCGATCCACGACGACCTTCACGCCCGCTGCCTGGTTCTCGACAATGGCCAGACGAAGATCGCCCTGGTCGTCTGCGACCTGCTCGGACTTCAGAGCCGCATCAGCACCGAAGCCCGCAAGCTGATTGAAGAGAAGACCGGCATTCCGTCGGCGAACGTGCTGATCTCCGGAACACATACGCATTCCGCCAGCAGCACGCTCGGCCAGAATCGCTACAGGACACCAGACAAGCTCGATCCGTACCAGGCATTCGTCGCCCGCCGGATCGCTGACGGCGTGCAGACCGCGGCGGCCCGGCTCCGCCCCGCCGAGATCGGCGTCGGGACGGTCGAGATTCCTGAGCACGTGTTCAATCGTCGCTGGTTCATGCAGCCGGGCAAGATGCCGGCCAATCCGTTCGGCGAGTACGACCAGGTGAAGATGAATCCGCCATCGGGCAGCGCCAACCTCGACCGGCCGGCCGGGCCCACCGACCCGATCGTGTCGATCCTGTCGGTCCGCGAGCCGAATGGCCGGCCGATTTCCGTCTTTACGGCCTACTCGCTGCACTATGTCGGCGGCGTCGCCGGCGCCCAGATCTCGGCCGACTACTACGGCATGTACTGCCATCGCCTGGGCCGCCTGCTGGGAACCGATGATCAGGATCCCCCTTTCGTCGCGATGATGGCCAACGGCACGAGCGGAGACATCAACAACATCAACTTTCGCGAACCTCGCCCGCGGAAGGCGGCCTACGAACAGATGCGATACGTCGCCGACGATGTGGCCGCAAAGGTCCACGCCGAGCTGCCAAAACTGACCTACCGCCGCGATGTGCAACTGGATGCCCGCTACGACGAACCGGCCCTCAAGTGGCGGCATCCGACGGAGAAAGAGCGCAAGTGGGCGATCGAGACTCTTGAAAACCGGCCGGAGGTTCCGGGCAAGACCGACCTGTCGCGAATCTATGCGGAGCGCGTCATGAACCTGATTGACCTTCCGGAAACGACGCCCGTGCCGCTGCAGATTCTCCGCATTGGCGACGCCTGTGTTGGAACGATGCCGTGCGAAGTGTTCTGCGAGATCGGCCTGGAGTTTCGTAAGCGGTGCAAGGCGCCGACGCCGTTCATGGTGTCGATCAATCACGGGTACATGGGTTACCTGCCGACGCCGGCCCAGCATGAACTGGGCGGCTACGAAACCTGGATCGGCACGAACCGGCTGGAGCGCGAGGCTTCGGTCAAAATGCTCGATCGGCTGATCGAAATGGCCGAGTCGATCAAGGACCAGTAA
- a CDS encoding Gfo/Idh/MocA family protein codes for MAVSPSDVVLSRRQVVGAAAAVASTALLPRAHAAGDETINLALVGCGGRGSGAAENALSSVCGPTKLVAMADVDQGNLEGSLSSLQKKLKDKAPDVAKENQFVGFDAYKKAMDALRPGDVVLLTTPPAFRWVQFKYAIEKGLNVFMEKPICVDAPSGRRMLELGEEAKKKNLKVGVGLMCRHCELRGELFDRIQNGELGDLTLLRAYRMAGRTASCFTEPKPADQDELAWQIKNFHSFLWLSGGGYSDFLIHNIDEACWMKNAWPVEAKACGGRHYRGNFIDQNFDNYSVEYTFSDGCKFFLEGRLIDNCHNEFATYAHGTKNSAVVSSAGHYPARSRIYSGQKLGDKKSLVWSKPEGPNPYQLEWDHLLDAIRKDKPYNEVERGAMASIVTVMGRKAAHTGRVITLEEIMMDGHEFAPEVDKLVLGGPSPLRANSEGKYPVPQPGLITKTEYAIV; via the coding sequence ATGGCTGTGTCTCCCTCTGATGTGGTTCTTTCCCGCCGGCAGGTTGTCGGCGCGGCTGCGGCCGTTGCCTCGACTGCCCTCCTGCCCCGAGCCCATGCGGCCGGTGACGAGACCATCAACCTGGCCCTGGTGGGCTGCGGCGGACGTGGGAGCGGCGCCGCGGAGAACGCGCTTTCGAGCGTCTGCGGACCGACGAAGCTTGTCGCGATGGCGGACGTGGATCAGGGCAACCTGGAAGGGAGCCTGTCGAGCCTGCAGAAAAAGCTGAAGGACAAGGCGCCGGACGTCGCGAAGGAGAATCAGTTCGTCGGCTTCGACGCCTACAAGAAGGCGATGGACGCGCTGCGGCCGGGCGACGTCGTACTGCTCACGACGCCTCCCGCGTTCCGCTGGGTGCAGTTCAAGTACGCCATCGAGAAGGGGCTCAACGTCTTCATGGAAAAGCCGATCTGCGTCGATGCCCCCTCGGGCCGCCGCATGCTCGAACTCGGTGAAGAAGCGAAGAAGAAGAACCTCAAGGTCGGCGTCGGCCTGATGTGCCGTCACTGCGAGCTCCGCGGGGAGCTGTTCGACCGGATCCAGAACGGGGAACTTGGCGACCTGACGCTGCTGCGGGCCTACCGCATGGCGGGCCGGACGGCTTCATGCTTCACGGAGCCGAAGCCGGCGGACCAGGACGAGCTGGCGTGGCAGATCAAGAATTTCCACAGCTTCCTGTGGCTCAGCGGCGGCGGCTACAGCGACTTCCTGATCCACAACATCGACGAGGCGTGCTGGATGAAGAACGCCTGGCCCGTCGAAGCCAAGGCGTGCGGCGGACGTCACTACCGTGGCAATTTCATCGACCAGAACTTCGACAACTACTCCGTCGAATACACGTTCAGCGACGGCTGCAAGTTCTTCCTCGAAGGACGCCTGATCGACAACTGCCACAACGAGTTCGCCACGTACGCACATGGCACGAAGAACTCGGCCGTCGTGTCGTCGGCCGGCCACTATCCGGCCCGGTCGCGGATCTACTCGGGGCAGAAACTGGGGGACAAGAAGTCTCTCGTCTGGTCGAAGCCGGAGGGACCGAACCCGTACCAGCTCGAATGGGACCACCTGCTCGACGCGATCCGCAAGGACAAGCCGTATAACGAAGTCGAACGCGGCGCCATGGCGAGCATCGTCACGGTGATGGGTCGGAAGGCGGCCCATACGGGCCGCGTGATCACGCTTGAAGAGATCATGATGGATGGCCACGAGTTCGCGCCGGAGGTCGACAAGCTCGTGCTGGGAGGCCCGTCCCCGCTGCGGGCGAACTCCGA